From the genome of Eucalyptus grandis isolate ANBG69807.140 chromosome 2, ASM1654582v1, whole genome shotgun sequence, one region includes:
- the LOC104434026 gene encoding protein argonaute 5 isoform X1, which yields MSRRGGRGGRAGGRRSDASGDQPAPSFQRGGGGRGGGGGAGRGRGYAGAVGGPGQRPAPAPAPAPSPVPPAVAAGRPAPASSVAAASPGASTSAAAAPAAAPAPAPAPPPVAPAPDVPLSGELERRLTLQAPAPPPLSSKGIRFPQRPGFGKAGRKCVVRANHFLVQVADQDFHHYDVSIDPVIASKKTNREILAVLVKEYWETHLGRRRPAYDGRKSLYTAGPLPFDNKVFSVKLVENNEASGSSSQSRRKDREFKVTISLVAKTDLHHLQQFIQGRQLDCPQEIIQVLDVVLRASPSEKYAVVGRSFFSPDLGLKGDLGEGLEYWRGYYQSIRPTQFGLSLNIDVSARAFYEPILVSDFVAKHFHRRDLSRPLSDPDRIKVKKALKGIRVEITHREYRRSYKITGVSNKPMMHTTFLLDEGEEKSVVVYFRDKYNIDLQYKSMPALLAGSDTKPVFLPMELCRIVDGQRYTKKLNERQVTALLRATCQRPYDREMSIRQMVDGNKYDDELLLTTEFGMSVGKELASIEARVLPPPMLKYHETGRDATVGPLMGQWNMINKKMINGGKVDAWTCVNFSRLNGNMTRQFCDELVKMCISKGMAFNPPLLPIRDGQPHQIERVLADINRESRASLANSNLPRKELQLLVIILPDMTGSYGKIKRICETELGIVSQCCQPRQAAKMSKQYFENLALKINVKVGGRNTVLNDAILRRIPLITDLPTIIFGADVTHPQPGDDTNPSIAAVVASMDWPEVTKYRGLVSAQTHRQEIINDLYIQKQTSEGKAGGMIRELLIAFRRSTGHKPHRIIFYRDGVSEGQFSQVLLYEMDAIRKACASLEEGYLPRVTFVVVQKRHHTRLFPENYNRRDSMDRSGNILPGTVVDTHICHPTEFDFYLNSHAGIQGTSRPSHYHVLLDENKFTADALQTLTNNLCYTYARCTRSVSIVPPAYYAHLAAFRARYYIEGDGSDTGSSGGGGRGTKEGTAVEIRALPSIKDNVKDVMFYC from the exons ATGTCGCGCCGTGGCGGCCGCGGTGGCCGCGCGGGAGGCAGGCGATCGGACGCTAGCGGCGATCAGCCGGCCCCGTCGTTTCagcgcggcggcggaggaagaggaggtggcggtggtgcCGGCAGGGGCCGCGGTTACGCCGGCGCTGTCGGTGGTCCCGGTCAGcgtccggctccggctccggctcctgCTCCTTCACCGGTTCCGCCGGCTGTTGCTGCTGGGCGTCCCGCACCGGCTTCTAGTGTTGCAGCCGCCTCTCCTGGAGCGTCTacctcggcggcggcggctccggcggcggctccggctccggctccggctcctcCCCCCGTGGCGCCGGCTCCGGATGTTCCTCTGAGCGGCGAGCTCGAGCGGCGGCTCACATTACAGGCTCCGGCGCCACCGCCCCTCTCGTCGAAGGGGATCAGATTCCCGCAGAGGCCGGGCTTCGGAAAGGCCGGGAGGAAGTGCGTGGTTCGAGCGAACCACTTTCTAGTCCAAGTAGCCGACCAGGATTTTCACCACTACGAC GTATCTATTGATCCAGTGATTGCTTCCAAGAAAACTAATAGGGAGATATTAGCTGTTCTTGTCAAAGAGTATTGGGAGACTCATTTAGGTAGAAGGAGGCCGGCCTATGATGGTAGAAAAAGTCTTTACACAGCAGGACCATTGCCTTTCGACAACAAGGTGTTTTCTGTAAAATTGGTAGAAAATAATGAAGCTTCCGGGAGTTCTTCTCAATCGAGAAG GAAGGATCGTGAATTCAAGGTGACTATATCGCTGGTCGCTAAAActgatcttcatcatcttcagcaGTTTATTCAGGGTAGACAATTGGATTGTCCGCAGGAGATAATACAAGTTCTTGACGTGGTCCTTAGAGCCTCTCCATCTGAAAA GTATGCTGTTGTTGGACGATCATTTTTCTCACCTGATTTAGGGCTCAAAGGTGACCTTGGTGAGGGTTTAGAATACTGGAGGGGATATTACCAGTCTATAAGACCTACACAGTTTGGGCTCTCACTGAATATAG ATGTGTCGGCTAGAGCTTTCTATGAGCCAATTCTGGTTTCTGATTTTGTTGCAAAACACTTCCACCGTCGAGATCTGTCAAGGCCATTGTCGGATCCAGACCGTATTAAG GTGAAGAAGGCTTTGAAGGGAATTAGGGTGGAAATCACTCATAGAGAATATCGGAGAAGTTACAAGATTACTGGAGTGTCAAATAAGCCAATGATGCACACCAC GTTTTTGCTTGATGAGGGCGAAGAGAAGTCAGTTGTTGTTTACTTCCGGGACAAATACAATATTGATTTGCAATATAAATCAATGCCCGCGCTACTAGCTGGAAGTGACACGAAGCCTGTCTTCTTACCAATGGAG CTTTGTAGAATTGTTGATGGGCAGAGGTACactaaaaaattgaatgaacgGCAAGTAACTGCTCTGTTAAGGGCGACTTGCCAACGCCCTTATGACAGGGAAATGAGTATCAGGCAG ATGGTTGATGGGAATAAATATGATGATGAACTCCTCCTAACGACAGAATTTGGGATGTCAGTGGGAAAGGAACTTGCTTCCATTGAGGCTCGTGTCTTGCCACCCCCAATG CTTAAGTATCATGAAACTGGTCGAGATGCAACGGTTGGTCCGCTTATGGGACAGTGGAATATGATTAACAAG AAAATGATCAACGGAGGTAAAGTGGATGCCTGGACCTGTGTAAACTTCTCAAGATTGAATGGAAATATGACTCGTCAATTTTGTGACGAGTTGGTCAAGATGTGTATTAGTAAAGGGATG GCTTTTAACCCACCTCTACTCCCTATACGTGATGGTCAACCCCACCAGATTGAAAGAGTCCTTGCAGATATTAATAGAGAATCTCGGGCAAGCCTTGCAAACTCGAATCTACCTCGCAAAGAACTTCAGCTGTTAGTAATTATCTTACCGGACATGACTGGATCTTATG gaaagataaaaagaatatgTGAAACTGAATTGGGAATTGTCTCACAGTGTTGCCAACCTAGACAAGCTGCAAAAATGAGCAAgcaatattttgaaaatcttgCACTGAAAATTAATGTCAAG GTTGGTGGAAGGAATACTGTTCTGAATGATGCCATCCTGAGAAGAATCCCTCTCATCACTGATTTGCCAACCATAATTTTTGGGGCTGATGTAACACACCCGCAACCTGGAGATGATACTAATCCATCCATAGCAGCT GTGGTAGCTTCCATGGACTGGCCGGAGGTGACAAAATATAGAGGTCTTGTTTCTGCTCAAACTCACCGACAGGAAATCATTAATGATTTGTACATCCAGAAACAGACCTCAGAGGGGAAAGCTGGAGGAATGATCAG GGAACTGCTTATTGCCTTTAGAAGATCTACTGGGCATAAACCTCATAGGATAATATTTTATAG GGATGGGGTGAGTGAAGGTCAATTCTCTCAAGTTCTTCTTTATGAAATGGATGCGATTCGCAAG GCTTGTGCCTCACTTGAAGAGGGTTATTTGCCACGAGTTACTTTCGTTGTGGTGCAAAAGAGGCACCACACACGCCTCTTTCCTGAGAATTATAACAGACGTGATTCAATGGACAGGAGCGGCAATATACTACCTG GTACTGTTGTCGATACTCACATCTGCCACCCCACTGAATTTGATTTTTACCTCAATAGCCATGCTGGGATTCAG GGTACTAGTAGACCATCTCACTATCATGTATTACTTGATGAGAACAAATTTACTGCCGATGCTCTCCAAACCCTCACGAACAATTTGTGCTACAC ATATGCTCGATGTACACGCTCGGTGTCAATAG TGCCTCCTGCTTATTATGCGCATTTAGCAGCCTTTCGAGCGAGGTATTACATAGAGGGGGACGGGTCGGATACTGGGTCatcaggaggaggaggaaggggcaCCAAGGAGGGGACTGCTGTCGAGATTCGGGCACTTCCTTCCATCAAAGATAATGTCAAAGATGTAATGTTTTATTGCTGA
- the LOC104434026 gene encoding protein argonaute 5 isoform X2 has translation MLGRSPIYLHFSSLISVSIDPVIASKKTNREILAVLVKEYWETHLGRRRPAYDGRKSLYTAGPLPFDNKVFSVKLVENNEASGSSSQSRRKDREFKVTISLVAKTDLHHLQQFIQGRQLDCPQEIIQVLDVVLRASPSEKYAVVGRSFFSPDLGLKGDLGEGLEYWRGYYQSIRPTQFGLSLNIDVSARAFYEPILVSDFVAKHFHRRDLSRPLSDPDRIKVKKALKGIRVEITHREYRRSYKITGVSNKPMMHTTFLLDEGEEKSVVVYFRDKYNIDLQYKSMPALLAGSDTKPVFLPMELCRIVDGQRYTKKLNERQVTALLRATCQRPYDREMSIRQMVDGNKYDDELLLTTEFGMSVGKELASIEARVLPPPMLKYHETGRDATVGPLMGQWNMINKKMINGGKVDAWTCVNFSRLNGNMTRQFCDELVKMCISKGMAFNPPLLPIRDGQPHQIERVLADINRESRASLANSNLPRKELQLLVIILPDMTGSYGKIKRICETELGIVSQCCQPRQAAKMSKQYFENLALKINVKVGGRNTVLNDAILRRIPLITDLPTIIFGADVTHPQPGDDTNPSIAAVVASMDWPEVTKYRGLVSAQTHRQEIINDLYIQKQTSEGKAGGMIRELLIAFRRSTGHKPHRIIFYRDGVSEGQFSQVLLYEMDAIRKACASLEEGYLPRVTFVVVQKRHHTRLFPENYNRRDSMDRSGNILPGTVVDTHICHPTEFDFYLNSHAGIQGTSRPSHYHVLLDENKFTADALQTLTNNLCYTYARCTRSVSIVPPAYYAHLAAFRARYYIEGDGSDTGSSGGGGRGTKEGTAVEIRALPSIKDNVKDVMFYC, from the exons ATGCTTGGGAGAAGCCCTATTTACCTTCACTTCTCTTCCTTAATATCT GTATCTATTGATCCAGTGATTGCTTCCAAGAAAACTAATAGGGAGATATTAGCTGTTCTTGTCAAAGAGTATTGGGAGACTCATTTAGGTAGAAGGAGGCCGGCCTATGATGGTAGAAAAAGTCTTTACACAGCAGGACCATTGCCTTTCGACAACAAGGTGTTTTCTGTAAAATTGGTAGAAAATAATGAAGCTTCCGGGAGTTCTTCTCAATCGAGAAG GAAGGATCGTGAATTCAAGGTGACTATATCGCTGGTCGCTAAAActgatcttcatcatcttcagcaGTTTATTCAGGGTAGACAATTGGATTGTCCGCAGGAGATAATACAAGTTCTTGACGTGGTCCTTAGAGCCTCTCCATCTGAAAA GTATGCTGTTGTTGGACGATCATTTTTCTCACCTGATTTAGGGCTCAAAGGTGACCTTGGTGAGGGTTTAGAATACTGGAGGGGATATTACCAGTCTATAAGACCTACACAGTTTGGGCTCTCACTGAATATAG ATGTGTCGGCTAGAGCTTTCTATGAGCCAATTCTGGTTTCTGATTTTGTTGCAAAACACTTCCACCGTCGAGATCTGTCAAGGCCATTGTCGGATCCAGACCGTATTAAG GTGAAGAAGGCTTTGAAGGGAATTAGGGTGGAAATCACTCATAGAGAATATCGGAGAAGTTACAAGATTACTGGAGTGTCAAATAAGCCAATGATGCACACCAC GTTTTTGCTTGATGAGGGCGAAGAGAAGTCAGTTGTTGTTTACTTCCGGGACAAATACAATATTGATTTGCAATATAAATCAATGCCCGCGCTACTAGCTGGAAGTGACACGAAGCCTGTCTTCTTACCAATGGAG CTTTGTAGAATTGTTGATGGGCAGAGGTACactaaaaaattgaatgaacgGCAAGTAACTGCTCTGTTAAGGGCGACTTGCCAACGCCCTTATGACAGGGAAATGAGTATCAGGCAG ATGGTTGATGGGAATAAATATGATGATGAACTCCTCCTAACGACAGAATTTGGGATGTCAGTGGGAAAGGAACTTGCTTCCATTGAGGCTCGTGTCTTGCCACCCCCAATG CTTAAGTATCATGAAACTGGTCGAGATGCAACGGTTGGTCCGCTTATGGGACAGTGGAATATGATTAACAAG AAAATGATCAACGGAGGTAAAGTGGATGCCTGGACCTGTGTAAACTTCTCAAGATTGAATGGAAATATGACTCGTCAATTTTGTGACGAGTTGGTCAAGATGTGTATTAGTAAAGGGATG GCTTTTAACCCACCTCTACTCCCTATACGTGATGGTCAACCCCACCAGATTGAAAGAGTCCTTGCAGATATTAATAGAGAATCTCGGGCAAGCCTTGCAAACTCGAATCTACCTCGCAAAGAACTTCAGCTGTTAGTAATTATCTTACCGGACATGACTGGATCTTATG gaaagataaaaagaatatgTGAAACTGAATTGGGAATTGTCTCACAGTGTTGCCAACCTAGACAAGCTGCAAAAATGAGCAAgcaatattttgaaaatcttgCACTGAAAATTAATGTCAAG GTTGGTGGAAGGAATACTGTTCTGAATGATGCCATCCTGAGAAGAATCCCTCTCATCACTGATTTGCCAACCATAATTTTTGGGGCTGATGTAACACACCCGCAACCTGGAGATGATACTAATCCATCCATAGCAGCT GTGGTAGCTTCCATGGACTGGCCGGAGGTGACAAAATATAGAGGTCTTGTTTCTGCTCAAACTCACCGACAGGAAATCATTAATGATTTGTACATCCAGAAACAGACCTCAGAGGGGAAAGCTGGAGGAATGATCAG GGAACTGCTTATTGCCTTTAGAAGATCTACTGGGCATAAACCTCATAGGATAATATTTTATAG GGATGGGGTGAGTGAAGGTCAATTCTCTCAAGTTCTTCTTTATGAAATGGATGCGATTCGCAAG GCTTGTGCCTCACTTGAAGAGGGTTATTTGCCACGAGTTACTTTCGTTGTGGTGCAAAAGAGGCACCACACACGCCTCTTTCCTGAGAATTATAACAGACGTGATTCAATGGACAGGAGCGGCAATATACTACCTG GTACTGTTGTCGATACTCACATCTGCCACCCCACTGAATTTGATTTTTACCTCAATAGCCATGCTGGGATTCAG GGTACTAGTAGACCATCTCACTATCATGTATTACTTGATGAGAACAAATTTACTGCCGATGCTCTCCAAACCCTCACGAACAATTTGTGCTACAC ATATGCTCGATGTACACGCTCGGTGTCAATAG TGCCTCCTGCTTATTATGCGCATTTAGCAGCCTTTCGAGCGAGGTATTACATAGAGGGGGACGGGTCGGATACTGGGTCatcaggaggaggaggaaggggcaCCAAGGAGGGGACTGCTGTCGAGATTCGGGCACTTCCTTCCATCAAAGATAATGTCAAAGATGTAATGTTTTATTGCTGA